GTCCACGCGCTTGTAGGGTACCAGCGCCGAAACGATGATGAAATAGTCGCCGGGCGCCGATCCGTCCGGGTGGTAGAAGTGCGTGTCGACTGGCGGCTCGAGCACGTCGGCTGTCCGATTATAGTATCGGTCGATCCGGCCGGCCACATAGCGCGAGATGGCGACGTAGTGATCGACGCGGTCGGCGGTCGCCGCGTCCCAACGGGCCAGGCGCCGCAGCGCGAGTCCGTAGAGCCTGCTTCGGAGCGCCCCGACCCGCGCCGGACCGAAATAGGCGTCGAACTGATCCCAGGCGTAGCGCATCGGCGTGAAGCAGTAGCAGAGGTGGCGCGCGCGCCCCGTCGGCACCACGGCCTTCGCGGCGCAGTGGCTGGTGCTGATGACGAGCTCGACGTCGTCGAGATCGAGCTGCTCGACCGCGGCCGGAAACAGCGGGAGGTATTGCCGGTAGCGCGTCCGCGCCAACGGCAGATGCTGGACGAAGGACGCCCGGGGGTGGTGCGCCTCGATGCGCGGCGTCACGCTTCCGGGCACGTGCACCAGCGTCAGCAGCCGGGCGTCGGGAACCAGCTCGAGGATGGCCTCGAGGGTGACCTCTCCGCCGCGCATTCCGGTCAGCCAGTCGTGGACGACGGCGACGCGCCTGCCGCCGACGTTCGCCGGAGTGACCGCCGGTTGGGCCAGCGTCGCGTCGCTCAGCGCTCTCCCTCGATTTCTTCGTAGATGCGGCGTACTTGCGTCACCGAACGCTCCCACGAGAATCGGCCGGCTCTAGCGAGGCCCTTGCGCCGCAGGTCCGCGCGGAGATCGTCGTCCTCGAGAACGCGCGTGATGCCGTCGGCAATCGACCCCGCTTCCAGGGGATCGACCAGCACCGCGGCATCGCCGAGAACCTCCGGCAGCGACGAGACGTTCGAAGCGACGACGGGCGTGCCGCTGGCGATGGCTTCGAGCGGCGACAGCCCGAACCCCTCGTACAGGGACGGGAAGACGAACACTTCCGCGAGCCGATACAGCACCGCCAGCGTCTCGACCGTCTGGTAGCCGAGGAAGCGGACGTGCTTGTGCAGATTGTAGCGATGCACGGCGCGCCGCAGCATGGCGTAGCGCGAGACCTCGCTGCCGCTCAGCAGCAGGCCGAGGTCGTCGAACCCGCGCTGTCGGACCGTCACGAACGCATCGATCAGGCGCTCGAGATTCTTGTGCGGCTTCACGTTGCCGGCGTACATGATGAACCGCTCGGGGAGCTGATAGCGTTCGCGGACGCGGACCAGATCGGCCTCGGCCGGCGTCTCGCGGAAGCGCTCGTCGATGGCGTTCGGGATCACGCTGATCCTGGCTTCAGGGACGTCGAAGAAGCGGATGATGTCCCGCTTGGAAGCGTGCGACACGGTGAGGACGCGGCGGGCGCGGCGCGTGGCGGACCAGATCTGCGCCCGCGCGTAGACGTGGGCCAGACGGTTCGGCAGGTACTGGGGGAACCGCAGGTGAATGCAGTCGTGAATCGTGACGATGGCGCGGCACGGGGTCAGCGGGGGCAGCACGTAGTGCGGCGCATGGAACAGCGTGGCGCGACTGCGGCCGAGGCTGAGGGGCACCGTGAACTGCTCGCTGATCGAGTAGTTCGGCGCTTCCTGGGTGATGGTCCTGAAGTTCTCGCCGAGCGAGGCGGCGAAGTCGGCGTCGTCGCGGCGGCACAGCAGCACGTAGTCCGTTTCGCGGTCGAGCCGGGCGAGCTGCCGCACGAGGTTGCGGACGTACGTGCCGATCCCGAAGTCGTTCAGCTTGCGTACGTCGATCGCGACTCGCACGGCTCCCAACTATAGCGCCGGCGGGTGATGGCCGCGCGCGCGCAGGTAGAGGCGCAGAGCGCCGGCCCAGCGCGGGTGGTGCTTGCGGTAGAACGCGATCTGGCTGCGCCGGTAGGCCGCCCGCGCGGCGGCCGGATCGGAGGCGCCGGAGCGGCCCCTCGCGTGAACGATCTCGGCGGCGGGCGTGAAGAGCACGCGGTGCCCGGCCGCGCGCAGCGCCGCGCAGAAGTCGACGTCCTCCCCGTACAGGAAGAACCGTTCGTCCAGCCATCCGGCCGCGGCCCCGGCGGCGCGGCGTACCAGCAGGCACGCGCCGCTGACCCACTCGGGGTGGTGCGGCGTCGCGACCTGCCGCTCGAACCAGCGGACGACGGGGCCGATGCGGCGGGCGAGACCGCGCGCGATGAGCTTCTGCCGCGCCTCGTTCCAGGGGGACAGCATGCGTCCGAACGAGAGCTCGACCGTGCCGTCGAGCCCCACGAGGCGCGGCCCGGCCGCGGCCGCCGCGGGATCGTCGTCGAGGGCGCCGGCCAGGCGGTCGATGCTCCCCGGCGGCACGATGGTGTCGCTGTTGAGCAGCAGCACCAGATCGCTGTCGCGGGCCCGGATTCCGGCGTTGGTGGCCGCCGCGAACCCGGCGTTGCATCCCATCTCGATGACCTGCACGTGCGGCCAGGCGGTCCGCACGGCCTCGACGCTGCCGTCCGACGAAGCGTTGTCCACGACGACGATGGCGTGCGTCAGGCGGGGCGGGGAGGCGTGCAGCGACCG
This DNA window, taken from Acidobacteriota bacterium, encodes the following:
- a CDS encoding glycosyltransferase family 4 protein, encoding MRGGEVTLEAILELVPDARLLTLVHVPGSVTPRIEAHHPRASFVQHLPLARTRYRQYLPLFPAAVEQLDLDDVELVISTSHCAAKAVVPTGRARHLCYCFTPMRYAWDQFDAYFGPARVGALRSRLYGLALRRLARWDAATADRVDHYVAISRYVAGRIDRYYNRTADVLEPPVDTHFYHPDGSAPGDYFIIVSALVPYKRVDLAIEACRQADVPLRVVGSGPEAARLRRLAGPTVEFMEHCSQTELRALYRGARACLLTGEEDFGIAPVEAQACGRPVIALASGGACETVEHEATGLLVPEPTAGAFASAIRSLDDRAFDPARLRSAASRFSRPVFQQRMRETIERLAS
- a CDS encoding glycosyltransferase family 4 protein; translated protein: MGAVRVAIDVRKLNDFGIGTYVRNLVRQLARLDRETDYVLLCRRDDADFAASLGENFRTITQEAPNYSISEQFTVPLSLGRSRATLFHAPHYVLPPLTPCRAIVTIHDCIHLRFPQYLPNRLAHVYARAQIWSATRRARRVLTVSHASKRDIIRFFDVPEARISVIPNAIDERFRETPAEADLVRVRERYQLPERFIMYAGNVKPHKNLERLIDAFVTVRQRGFDDLGLLLSGSEVSRYAMLRRAVHRYNLHKHVRFLGYQTVETLAVLYRLAEVFVFPSLYEGFGLSPLEAIASGTPVVASNVSSLPEVLGDAAVLVDPLEAGSIADGITRVLEDDDLRADLRRKGLARAGRFSWERSVTQVRRIYEEIEGER
- a CDS encoding glycosyltransferase family 2 protein; amino-acid sequence: MTRLAIVIVSFNTRRDLEACLRSLHASPPRLTHAIVVVDNASSDGSVEAVRTAWPHVQVIEMGCNAGFAAATNAGIRARDSDLVLLLNSDTIVPPGSIDRLAGALDDDPAAAAAGPRLVGLDGTVELSFGRMLSPWNEARQKLIARGLARRIGPVVRWFERQVATPHHPEWVSGACLLVRRAAGAAAGWLDERFFLYGEDVDFCAALRAAGHRVLFTPAAEIVHARGRSGASDPAAARAAYRRSQIAFYRKHHPRWAGALRLYLRARGHHPPAL